Proteins encoded in a region of the Planococcus citri chromosome 1, ihPlaCitr1.1, whole genome shotgun sequence genome:
- the Sh3beta gene encoding SH3 domain-binding glutamic acid-rich protein homolog isoform X2: protein MVVRVYISGISGNKEVKKRQQRVTMILDSKNIKYNLIDITEPGKEHEKEFMQENSKTRDSKYPLPPQIFNDDHYCGDYEEFDMANELDELEKFLNSSNNSNTGENGVVNGSSEFEKPESFNVKEDIRESMKV, encoded by the exons atggTTGTTCGAGTATATATTTCGGGGATTTCCGGCAATAAGGAG GTGAAGAAACGTCAGCAAAGAGTCACCATGATATTAGATAGCAAAAACATTAAGTATAATTTGATTGATATCACTGAACCAGGTAAAGAACATGAGAAAGAATTCATGCAAGAAAACAGCAAAACAAGGGATTCAAAGTACCCATTACctcctcaaattttcaatgacgATCACTACTGTGGG GATTATGAAGAATTTGATATGGCCAACGAATTAGACgaattggagaaatttttaaattcttcaaacaATTCGAACACCGGAGAAAATGGAGTTGTCAACGGATCTTCG gaatttgaaAAACCGGAATCATTCAACGTGAaagaagatatacgcgagag CATGAAAGTATAA
- the Sh3beta gene encoding SH3 domain-binding glutamic acid-rich protein homolog isoform X1, translating into MVVRVYISGISGNKEVKKRQQRVTMILDSKNIKYNLIDITEPGKEHEKEFMQENSKTRDSKYPLPPQIFNDDHYCGDYEEFDMANELDELEKFLNSSNNSNTGENGVVNGSSEFEKPESFNVKEDIRESTEENLDVVNDSNAEAVSLDNIDEIEESPLVESDEILDEHESIKNENDMKDETEDPKEDISTEE; encoded by the exons atggTTGTTCGAGTATATATTTCGGGGATTTCCGGCAATAAGGAG GTGAAGAAACGTCAGCAAAGAGTCACCATGATATTAGATAGCAAAAACATTAAGTATAATTTGATTGATATCACTGAACCAGGTAAAGAACATGAGAAAGAATTCATGCAAGAAAACAGCAAAACAAGGGATTCAAAGTACCCATTACctcctcaaattttcaatgacgATCACTACTGTGGG GATTATGAAGAATTTGATATGGCCAACGAATTAGACgaattggagaaatttttaaattcttcaaacaATTCGAACACCGGAGAAAATGGAGTTGTCAACGGATCTTCG gaatttgaaAAACCGGAATCATTCAACGTGAaagaagatatacgcgagag TACGGAAGAAAATTTAGATGTTGTGAATGATAGCAATGCAGAAGCAGTGTCGTTAGACAACATTGATGAAATCGAGGAGTCCCCTCTTGTTGAATCTGATGAAATATTAGATGAG CATGAAAGTATAAAgaatgaaaatgatatgaaagaTGAGACAGAAGATCCTAAAGAAGACATCTCTAcggaagaatga
- the ND-B15 gene encoding uncharacterized protein ND-B15: MPERNSLYEHAWKVYEQPNSGEPVAEDGYVPRNRYAKPNLYGIMPDITDTNYKVLNDPILIKKKQELRAALKEEYKKNAYNPYRQAAAAGGVPFDSNVHRYITMLRTQTSFFRPTVRTTFLGGMMYFGCPMLLYYWIKTAKEKDEKVYRSGAVAYADRPYKFMI, encoded by the exons ATGCCGGAGAGAAATTCATTGTATGAACATGCCTGGAAAGTTTATGAGCAACCGAACAGTGGTGAACCCGTTGCCGAAGATGGATACGTACCTCGTAATAGATATGCGAAACCCAATTTGTATGGTATCATGCCAGACATTACTGACACCAATTACAAAGTTTTAAATGATCCAATCTTGATTAAAAAGAAGCAAGAATTGCGAGCTGCTCTGAAGGAAGAATATAAGAAAAATGCTTATAATCCGTATAGGCAAGCAGCTGCCGCTGGCGGAGTTCCG TTTGATTCCAATGTGCATCGTTATATCACCATGTTGAGAACACAGACGAGTTTTTTCCGCCCTACAGTCAGAACTACATTTCTTGGCGGAATGATGTATTTCGGGTGCCCGATGTTGCTATATTACTGGATTAAAACTGCTAAG GAAAAGGATGAAAAAGTGTACCGTTCTGGAGCAGTTGCTTATGCGGATAGACCATACAAATTTATGATTTAA